A window of Cryptomeria japonica chromosome 3, Sugi_1.0, whole genome shotgun sequence contains these coding sequences:
- the LOC131874471 gene encoding probable prolyl 4-hydroxylase 7 encodes MTPFAGVLIIVAMYSRFAESAMELPGWLGETYRIPLRTSKDASKLSILKYGPPSGFDPARVTQLSWHPRAFLYKNFLTDEECDHLIALSRDKMEKSMVADNESRKSVMSEIRTSSGMFLSKGQDEIVARIEERIAAWTFLPKENGEAMQILHYENGQKYEPHFDDKLNQAMGGHRIATVLMYLSDVVKGGETVFPNAESKQSQPKDDSWSECAKRGYSVKPNKGDALLFFSLHPDATTAETGWDFSSRWMSN; translated from the coding sequence ATGACGCCGTTTGCAGGAGTATTGATAATTGTGGCAATGTATAGCCGATTTGCAGAGTCTGCAATGGAGCTCCCTGGATGGCTCGGTGAAACGTATAGGATACCATTGAGAACTAGCAAGGATGCGTCTAAACTTTCCATATTGAAATATGGTCCACCTTCTGGCTTTGATCCAGCTCGAGTAACTCAGTTGTCTTGGCATCCCAGGGCCTTTTTGTACAAGAATTTCCTTACAGATGAAGAGTGTGATCATCTCATTGCATTGTCAAGAGACAAGATGGAGAAATCCATGGTTGCAGACAATGAGTCAAGGAAAAGTGTTATGAGTGAAATCCGAACAAGCTCAGGAATGTTCTTGAGTAAAGGCCAAGATGAAATTGTTGCAAGGATCGAGGAAAGGATTGCAGCTTGGACATTTCTTCCAAAAGAAAATGGAGAGGCAATGCAGATTTTGCATTACGAAAATGGCCAGAAATATGAACCTCATTTTGATGATAAACTCAATCAAGCCATGGGTGGTCACAGAATTGCCACAGTGCTGATGTATTTATCTGATGTGGTGAAGGGGGGAGAGACTGTCTTTCCTAATGCAGAATCAAAGCAGAGCCAGCCAAAAGATGATTCGTGGTCAGAATGTGCCAAGCGTGGCTATTCAGTGAAGCCCAACAAAGGGGATGCCCTACTGTTCTTCAGTCTTCACCCAGATGCTACAACTGCTGAAACTGGATGGGACTTCAGTTCACGATGGATGAGTAATTAG